In a single window of the Mesoplodon densirostris isolate mMesDen1 chromosome 18, mMesDen1 primary haplotype, whole genome shotgun sequence genome:
- the MRPL38 gene encoding large ribosomal subunit protein mL38: MAATWWRVAVYGSRRWRGFSTSAALSRRTAPLGPMPNEVIDVSNLERLKKYRSFDRYRRRAEQEARDPHWWRTYRQHFGEQPDPKDKIDIGLPPPKVCRTQQLLERKRVLRALRANVEEERAARLRTARIPLEAVRAEWERTCGPYHKQRLAEHYGLYRDLFHGATFVPRVPLHVAYAVGEDDLVPVYYGNEVTPTEAAQAPEVTYEADEGSMWTLLLANLDGHLLEPDAEYLHWLVTNIPGNRVAEGQETCPYLPPFPARGSGFHRFAFLLFKQDKPIDFSGDTRPSPCYQLALRTFHTFDFYKKHQDAMTPAGLAFFQCRWDDSVTHIFHQLLDMREPVFEFVRPPPYHPKQKRFPHRQPLRYLDRYRDSHEPTYGIY, from the exons ATGGCGGCGACCTGGTGGCGAGTCGCGGTGTACGGAAGTCGGAGGTGGCGGGGCTTCAGCACCTCAG CCGCCCTGAGCCGCCGGACCGCTCCTCTGGGGCCGATGCCCAACGAGGTCATCGACGTGAGCAACCTGGAGCGGCTGAAGAAGTACCGCAGCTTCGACCGCTACCGGCGCCGCGCGGAGCAGGAGGCGCGGGACCCGCACTGGTGGCGGACCTACCGGCAGCATTTCGGGGAGCAGCCAG ATCCCAAAGACAAGATTGACATTGGGTTGCCTCCACCTAAGGTCTGCCGGACCCAACAGCTGTTGGAGCGGAAGCGGGTCCTCCGGGCGCTGCGGGCCAATGTGGAGGAGGAACGGGCTGCTCGCCTCCGCACAG CACGCATCCCACTGGAGGCAGTGAGGGCTGAGTGGGAGAGGACCTGTGGCCCCTACCACAAGCAGCGTCTGGCCGAACACTACGGCCTCTATCGAGACCTGTTCCACGGGGCCACCTTCGTGCCCCGAGTCCCCCTGCACGTGGCCTACGCTGTAGGCGAGGACGACTTGGTGCCTGTGTACTACGGCAATGAGGTCACTCCAACTGAG GCTGCCCAGGCCCCGGAGGTGACCTATGAGGCAGACGAGGGCTCCATGTGGACACTGCTGCTCGCCAACTTGG ATGGACACCTGCTGGAACCGGATGCCGAGTATTTGCACTGGCTGGT AACCAACATCCCGGGCAACAGGGTGGCTGAAGGACAGGAGACGTGTCCCTACCTGCCCCCCTTCCCTGCCCGAGGCTCCGGCTTCCACCGCTTTGCCTTTCTGCTCTTCAAGCAGGACAAGCCAATCGACTTCTCTGGGGACACCCGGCCCTCACCTTG CTACCAGCTTGCCCTGCGGACCTTCCACACTTTTGATTTCTACAAGAAACACCAAGATGCCATGACTCCAGCTGGCCTGGCCTTCTTCCAGTGCCGCTGGGATGATTCGGTCACCCACATCTTCCACCAGCTCCTGG ACATGCGAGAGCCTGTGTTTGAGTTTGTGCGGCCGCCCCCCTATCACCCTAAGCAGAAGCGCTTCCCCCACCGGCAGCCCCTGCGCTACCTGGACCGGTACAGAGACAGTCACGAACCCACCTATGGCATCTACTGA